The genome window CGAGGACGGTCAGATCAGGAAGATGACCTACGGCGACCTTTATTCCCATGCCAACAGACTGGCGAACGCTTTGAAGGGCGCCGGAATAGGGAAGGGCGATACCGTCGGCATCTACATGCCCTTCGTGCCCGAGATCCTGGTCGTGATATACGCAGCCATGAAGATAGGGGCGATCTGCATTCCAATATTCTCGGGTTACGGGTCCTCCGCCTTGGCATCGAGACTTCGGCATGCCGGGTCGAAGGTGCTCTTCACAGCGGACGGTTCCTACAGGAGAGGCAAGCACGTTCACATCAAGAAGGAGGCGGACGGAGCGGCGAAGCAGGTTCCGAGCCTGGAGAAGGTCGTCGTGCTCAAGAGGCTCGGGATCGACGTGGACTGGAACGATGATCTTGACGTCTACTGGGATGACTTCGTCAAGGGGCAATCGGACGAGTGCGAGACGGAGAAGCTGGACGCCGAGGATTATTCCTTCATCATCTACACGTCTGGGACGACGGGAACGCCCAAGGGCTCCGTTCACACGCACGCGGGTTGCCTCGCACAGATGTCCAAGGAGATCGCGTACTACTTCGACCTGAAGGACGACGACCTCTTCTTCTGGCTGACGGACATCGGCTGGATGATGGGCCCGTGGATGATCGTCGGCGTCATGAACTTCGGCGGGACGATATTCATGTTCGAGGGCGCGCCGAACTATCCAGAACCGGACCGGCTCTGGGACATGATCGAGCGCCACAAGGTCACGACGTTCGGGATATCGCCGACGGCCATCAGGATGTTCATGAGGTTCGGCGATGAGTGGGTGGACAAGCACGACCTGAGCAGTCTGAGGATCCTCGGGTCAACTGGCGAGCCCTGGGACCCCGACTCGTGGACGTGGTTCTTCGAGAAGGTCGGAAAGCGGAAGCTCCCGATAATCAACATCTCCGGCGGGACGGAGATAGTGGGTTGCTTCCTCTCTCCCCTGCCCATTAACGAGCTGAAACCATGCACCCTCCGCGGTCCTGGTCTCGGCATGGGAACGGACGTGTTCGACGATGACGGAAAGCCCGTGAGGGGGAAGATGGGACATCTCGTCGCGAAAAACCCTGCACCCTCCATGACCAAGGGGTTCTGGAACGACCCCGACAGATACGTCCGAACGTACTGGGATACGTGGGACGACATCTGGTACCATGGGGACTGGGCGAGCATCGACGAGGACGGGTTCTGGTTCCTGCATGGGCGCTCGGACGATGTGATCAAGGTCGCTGGGAGGAGAGTGGGACCCTCCGAGATCGAGTCCACTCTCATGGAGCATGAGGCGGTATCCGAAGCGGCCGCGATCGGCGCACCTCACGAGATTAAGGGAGAGAAGGTCGTCACGTTCGTCGTGCTTCAGCCCGCGTACGAGCCTGGTGACGAGCTCAGGGAGGAGCTTCGCAATCACGTTGCTGGCATCCTCGGAAAGGTCCTTCGACCGGATGAGCTGTACTTCGTGAAGGACCTGCCAAAGACGAGGTCCGCAAAGATAGTCCGGCGGATCATAAGGGCGAAGTTCCTGGAGGAGGACCTCGGTGACCTGTCGTCCATTGAGAATCCGGACGCCATCGATGAGATATCCAAGATCCTCTAGGTCTGCTCTATCACGATCAGGATGTCGTCGACATCGACGAGATCTCCAGGCTTGACCCTGATCTCTCTCACGGTCCCACCGAACGGGGAGGAGATCTCGTTCTGCATCTTCATCGCCTCGAGTATGAGGAGCGGACTGCCCGCGTGCAGTTTCGCACCCTTCTTCGCGGATATCGAGACGACCCTTCCGGGCATTGGCGGGTGTATCGCACCTCCTATCGCCTCTGGTGCCCTGGATGGTGTCTCGTGGGATTCCTCTGGCGAAGGAACCGCGTCGGATGCGAAATCGATGCTCCGAACCGCAACCTCCCTGGGTTCGGCGTTCACCTTGAGAACGTCTCCCTCTCTGAGGACTGTGAATCTCTTCCGGCCGATTCGGATCTGAAGGCCCTTCTTCGTCTTCCTGACTCTGGCGGTGAGCTTCTCCCCGTCCAGGGTAACCGTCAGCTCTGGCAAATCGGCGACGATCGCCTCGTGCGACTTCCCATCGAGCTCAAAACTGAATCTCATCGGCGTTCATCCTCTTCTTCAGTTGTTCCCGTCTGCCAGCTCTGGTCCACGGTGAGAGCGTGTCGAATCCAGTGATATCCAACTTCCTCCGCGAGAAGCGCCTCATCTCCTCGGGCATCTGGAACAAGAATGCCGCCACGGCGGCGGCCGCCAGCCTCTCCTCGTGCGTTCTCTTTTCACCCTCCTTTCTGAGACGCTCTATGATACCGCTATCCTCGACGAGCCCGGTGTCGATGTCCCCTCTCCTGAATCTCTCGTTTCCGAGCAGCTCGAGATGGAACGGGATGTTCGTTTCGATGCCGCCTATCATCATCTTGGCCAGGGCGTGTTGCATCATCTTGATCGCTTCATCCCTCGAGCCGGCCCAGACGATGACCTTCGCGAACAAGGGGTCGTAGTACGTCGGCACCTCGGAGCCAGCTTCCACGCCTGAGTCCACCCTGACCTCTGGGGAGCTCGGCATGTTGTAGGATTCGATCCTTCCCGGAGAGGGCAGGAAGTTCTCGTACGGGTTCTCCGCGTTTATCCTGCACTCCATTGACCATCCCTTGAGCTTGATGTCCTTCTGCTTGAGCGTGAGCGGCTCTCCCGCCGCAATGTGCATCTGCTGCTGGACGAGGTCGATGCCAGTCACGAATTCCGTGACAGGGTGCTCGACCTGCAGGCGGGCGTTGATCTCGTTGAAGTAGAACTTCCCCTCGTGGTGGAGGAACTCCATCGTTCCGGCGTTCAGGTATCCCGTCGCCTTTGCCGCCCGCACCGCTAGCCCACCGACCTTCTTCCTCATCTTCTTGTCCACGATCGGGGACGGGGATTCCTCGATCAGCTTCTGGAAGCGCCTCTGGATGGAGCATTCCCTCTCGCCTAGGTGTATCACTCTTCCGTCCGAGTCCGCCAGGATTTGGAACTCTATGTGCCTCGCCGGCTTCAGGTACTTCTCGATGAACATCTCATCGCTTCCGAACGAGGAGAGGGAGGAGGACTTCGCCACCTTCAGGGATGAGGGGAGCTCCTCCAGGCTTCTAACGATGGCCATACTTATCCCGCCGCCGCCCGCCGAGGCCTTCAGTATTATCGGGAAACCGATCTCTTCTGCGACCCTGATGGCCTCGGTCTCGCTCCTCACCGAGCCGTCCGAGCCCGGGGTGACCGGAATCCTAGCCTTCTTCGCGATCCTTCTGGACTCGACCTTGTCCCCGGACTTCGCCAGGGCCTTTGACGTGGGGCCTATGAAGACGATCCCCGCCCGCTCGCATTTCTCTGCGAACATCGGGTTCTCCGCCAGGAATCCGTACCCTGGGTGTATCGCCTCCGCGCCCGCCTTCTGCGCGATATCCACGATCTTGTCCTGGTCCAGGTAGCTCTGAATGGCAGGCGGGGGACCTATGTTGTGTGATGAATCCGCCAACCGCGTGTGAAG of Candidatus Thermoplasmatota archaeon contains these proteins:
- a CDS encoding acetate--CoA ligase: MSDVVWRPTGEYVEGSNIKRFMDKHGIRDYDDLVKRSCSDISWFWDAVVKDLNIEWFEPYTKVVDQSKGIEWAEWFVGGKTNIAHNCLDRHAAARKDKLALIWEGEDGQIRKMTYGDLYSHANRLANALKGAGIGKGDTVGIYMPFVPEILVVIYAAMKIGAICIPIFSGYGSSALASRLRHAGSKVLFTADGSYRRGKHVHIKKEADGAAKQVPSLEKVVVLKRLGIDVDWNDDLDVYWDDFVKGQSDECETEKLDAEDYSFIIYTSGTTGTPKGSVHTHAGCLAQMSKEIAYYFDLKDDDLFFWLTDIGWMMGPWMIVGVMNFGGTIFMFEGAPNYPEPDRLWDMIERHKVTTFGISPTAIRMFMRFGDEWVDKHDLSSLRILGSTGEPWDPDSWTWFFEKVGKRKLPIINISGGTEIVGCFLSPLPINELKPCTLRGPGLGMGTDVFDDDGKPVRGKMGHLVAKNPAPSMTKGFWNDPDRYVRTYWDTWDDIWYHGDWASIDEDGFWFLHGRSDDVIKVAGRRVGPSEIESTLMEHEAVSEAAAIGAPHEIKGEKVVTFVVLQPAYEPGDELREELRNHVAGILGKVLRPDELYFVKDLPKTRSAKIVRRIIRAKFLEEDLGDLSSIENPDAIDEISKIL
- a CDS encoding acetyl-CoA carboxylase biotin carboxylase subunit, whose product is MFKRILIANRGEIAIRVIRTCREMGIESVAVYSDADRNALHTRLADSSHNIGPPPAIQSYLDQDKIVDIAQKAGAEAIHPGYGFLAENPMFAEKCERAGIVFIGPTSKALAKSGDKVESRRIAKKARIPVTPGSDGSVRSETEAIRVAEEIGFPIILKASAGGGGISMAIVRSLEELPSSLKVAKSSSLSSFGSDEMFIEKYLKPARHIEFQILADSDGRVIHLGERECSIQRRFQKLIEESPSPIVDKKMRKKVGGLAVRAAKATGYLNAGTMEFLHHEGKFYFNEINARLQVEHPVTEFVTGIDLVQQQMHIAAGEPLTLKQKDIKLKGWSMECRINAENPYENFLPSPGRIESYNMPSSPEVRVDSGVEAGSEVPTYYDPLFAKVIVWAGSRDEAIKMMQHALAKMMIGGIETNIPFHLELLGNERFRRGDIDTGLVEDSGIIERLRKEGEKRTHEERLAAAAVAAFLFQMPEEMRRFSRRKLDITGFDTLSPWTRAGRREQLKKRMNADEIQF